In the Plasmodium chabaudi chabaudi strain AS genome assembly, chromosome: 13 genome, one interval contains:
- a CDS encoding nucleoside diphosphate hydrolase, putative: MEDTINTSFEDNKDELVIIVDEKNNFVNYQTRKNMRLNNLWHRSSSIYVFTKIENEYFIYIHKRSKIKDYCPSYYNIGFGGVLAKGESYLDNALKELEEESGIKKKPDQLFELGMFKCDYEYIKSYAMAYITFIDPDFTTIPQPNEVEFITRYSLKEFEDFFLKEKFTEISQGIYNNFKDKLTYENLEEIYKKIN; this comes from the exons ATGGAAGACACTATTAACACCAGCTTTGAAGATAACAAGGATGAGCTTGTAATTATCGTTGatgagaaaaataattttgtcaATTATCAAACTCGTAAAAATATGcgattaaataatttgtgGCATAGATCATCAtcaatttatgtttttactaaaatcgaaaatgaatattttatatatatccataaaagatcaaaaataaaagactATTGCCCATcctattataatattggaTTTGGGGGTGTATTAGCAAAAGGCGAAAGTTATTTAGACAATGCGCTTAAAGAATTAGAAGAAGAAAgtggaattaaaaaaaagccTGATCAGTTATTCGAATTAGGAATGTTTAAATGcgattatgaatatataaaatccTATGCTATGGCTTAT aTCACATTTATAGACCCAGATTTTACGACAATACCCCAACCAAATGAAGTGGAATTTATCACAAGATATTCTTTGAAAGAATTCGAAGATTTTTTTCTCAAAGAAAAATTTACCGAAATAA GCCAaggtatatataacaaCTTTAAAGACAAATTGACATATGAAAACTTAGaagaaatttataaaaaaattaattaa
- a CDS encoding glutamate--tRNA ligase, putative: MIKDSKINIYYGKNYPFLCRTVFNIYQSNLKKKTANLTDQNIEEVCVNFINDKKVVEDIKVEFIRSSVSEEASKNPNTINVSSSDKIFAINLDFLLKTNLYYFTCYKEIINKNIITNVFFQAQYNEWIDFLRNKDIEKDIMPICEHINKHLYLNTFLSSHYLTLSDIYIYYEMHKYFSGSITTNLKYPKQYKNINRWFKLIKSLIHDHISTDAELIQHLKIKERMVSTGGAGRRPGNNADKSSGDHGKGSAASYEGKLQNAEKGKVVTRFPPEPSGYLHIGHIKAAFLNNYYANLYKGKMLLRFDDTNPVLEDVKYEKSIMEDLETLGIKYEQVSYTSDYFQLLEEYCIKLIKMGKAYADDTNVDEMRNQRGEGIESVNRNNPIETNLKLFEEMRSGTEVGKKNCIRAKIDMSSKNKCMRDPVLYRCIVDIPHHRHEFKYKCYPTYDFACPIIDSIEGVTHALRTNEYSDRIEQYNWFIHTLELRNVYIYEFSRLAFVRTVMSKRKLKWFVENNIVDGWTDPRMPTIKGILRRGLAKEALFQFILEQGPSKAGNLMQWDKLWSINKQIIDPNIPRFAAVDMNNGVILTLADLKGGKIIEKTRDLHAKNKDLGTCTMYYTQKIYIELEDAQMIGPNEEITLIKLGNVIVNGIIKDSVDVNKIKEIIALSNFDGDFKTTKKKIHWVPYIPDKLIKCTLYEYDHLITVDKFENDNKEDWTNCVNQNSKFETVAYAEPALANLKVSDKLQFERRGYFIVDKITEDKHFHLIKIPDGKSKNMSIISTKVNPKSLAGTKK, encoded by the coding sequence atgataaaagaTAGCAAAATTAACATTTATTATGGTAAGAACTACCCATTTTTATGTAGAACCGTGTTTAATATATACCAGagtaatttaaaaaaaaaaacagccAATCTTACCGATCAAAACATTGAAGAAGTATgtgtaaattttataaatgataaaaaagttGTAGAAGATATAAAAGTCGAATTTATAAGAAGCAGTGTATCTGAAGAAGCTAGCAAAAATCCTAATACTATTAATGTATCAAGTAgtgataaaatttttgcAATAAATCtcgattttttattaaaaacaaatttatactattttacatgttataaagaaattattaataagaatataataactaATGTATTTTTCCAAGCACAATATAATGAATGGATTGATTTTTTACGAAATAAAGATATcgaaaaagatataatgCCTATCTGTGAGCATATTAACAAACATTTATATCTTAATACATTCTTATCTTCTCATTATTTAACACTTtctgatatatatatatactatgaaatgcataaatatttcagtGGTAGCATAACTAcgaatttaaaatatccaaaacaatataaaaatattaataggTGGTTTAAGTTGATAAAATCTTTGATACATGATCATATATCCACCGATGCTGAATTAATTCaacatttgaaaataaaagaacGAATGGTTAGTACAGGAGGTGCTGGTAGAAGACCCGGAAATAATGCAGACAAATCTTCTGGTGATCATGGAAAAGGAAGTGCAGCATCTTATGAAGgaaaattacaaaatgcagaaaaaggaaaagtTGTTACTCGATTTCCACCTGAACCATCAGGTTATTTACACATTGGTCATATAAAAGCTGCATTTTTAAACAACTACTATGCAAATCTATATAAAGGAAAAATGCTACTAAGATTTGATGATACAAATCCAGTTTTAGAGGatgtaaaatatgaaaaatctATTATGGAAGATTTAGAAACATTAGGTATTAAGTATGAACAAGTAAGTTATACTTCCGATTATTTCCAATTATTAGAAGAATATTGTATTaaacttataaaaatgggtAAGGCATATGCTGATGATACAAATGTTGATGAAATGAGAAATCAAAGAGGAGAAGGTATTGAATCAGTAAATAGAAATAATCCGATTGAAACGAATTTAAAACTATTTGAAGAAATGCGTAGTGGAACAGAGGttggtaaaaaaaattgtattagAGCAAAAATCGATATGTctagtaaaaataaatgtatgaGAGATCCAGTATTATATAGATGTATAGTTGATATACCACATCATAGACatgaatttaaatataaatgttatCCAACTTATGATTTTGCATGCCCAATTATTGACTCTATTGAAGGAGTAACACATGCATTAAGAACTAATGAGTATAGTGATCGAATTGAACAATATAATTGGTTTATACATACATTAGAATTaagaaatgtatatatatatgaatttagTAGGTTAGCTTTTGTTAGAACTGTTATGtctaaaagaaaattaaaatggtttgtcgaaaataatattgttgATGGATGGACAGATCCAAGAATGCCAACCATAAAAGGGATATTAAGAAGAGGATTAGCAAAAGAAGCATTATTTCAATTCATACTTGAACAAGGACCTTCAAAAGCTGGTAACCTAATGCAATGGGATAAATTATGGTCTAtcaataaacaaattatcgATCCTAATATTCCTAGATTTGCAGCTGTTGATATGAATAATGGAGTTATATTAACACTAGCTGATTTGAAAGGAGGTAAAATTATTGAAAAGACTAGAGATTTAcatgcaaaaaataaagatttaGGTACATGTACTATGTATtatacacaaaaaatttatatcgaATTAGAAGATGCTCAAATGATAGGACCCAATGAAGAAATCactttaattaaattaggTAATGTTATTGTTAATGGAATTATTAAAGATTCTGTtgatgttaataaaataaaagaaattattGCTCTATCTAATTTTGATGGTGATTTTAAAACtacaaagaaaaaaatacattggGTACCTTATATTCctgataaattaattaaatgtactttatatgaatatgatcatttaataactgttgataaatttgaaaatgataataaagaagACTGGACTAATTGTGTTAATCAAAACAGTAAGTTCGAAACAGTAGCATATGCTGAACCTGCTTTAGCTAATCTTAAGGTTTCAGACAAACTCCAATTTGAAAGAAGaggatattttattgttgaTAAAATAACGGAAGATAAACATTtccatttaataaaaatacccGATGGAAAATCAAAGAATATGTCTATTATATCCACTAAAGTAAATCCAAAAAGCTTAGCTGGgactaaaaaataa